In Eretmochelys imbricata isolate rEreImb1 chromosome 14, rEreImb1.hap1, whole genome shotgun sequence, a genomic segment contains:
- the LOC144275181 gene encoding olfactory receptor 14A16-like, whose product MSNQTTMTEFLLLGFSDVPELQILCFVVFLVLYLLCLLWNLLIITAIALDGHLHTPMYFFLMNLSILDLGSISVTIPKSMANSLMNTRSISYAGCVAQVFLVVFFASADFAILTIMAYDRYTAICQPLHYETVMNRRACVQMAASAWISVLLYSAVHTGNTFAISFCGGNMVEQFFCEVPQLLKLACSDSDLSEVRFLIFSVCLASSCFIFIIVSYVQIFTTVLKIPSEQGRHKAFSTCLPHLIVVSLFICTGTFAYLKPTSSSTSRLHLVVAVLYSVLPPMMNPIIYGMRNKELKGALSKLIVWRLFSKNKMSLFLLQ is encoded by the coding sequence atgtccaaccaaaccaccaTGACCGAATTCCTTCTCCTGGGGTTCTCTGATGTTCCAGAACTGCAGATTTTATGctttgtggtgtttctagtgctttacctgtTATGCCTACTGTggaaccttctcatcatcacagccatagcccttgacggccaccttcacacccccatgtacttcttcctgatgaatctgtccatcctagaccttggctccatctctgtcaccatccccaaatccatggccaaCTCCCTCATGAACACAAGATCGATTTCTTATGctggatgtgttgcccaagtctttctcgtcgtcttcttcgcttcagcagattttgccatactgaccatcatggcgtacgaccgATACACTgccatctgccaaccactgcactatgagacagtgatgaacagaagagcttgtgtccaaatggcagccagtgcctggatcagtgttcttctctactctgcagtgcacactggaaacacctttgcaatatccttctgtggaggcaacatggtggaGCAATTCTTCTGTGAAGTCCCCCAGCTACTCAAGCTCGCTTGCTCTGATTCAGACCTCAGTGAAGTTAGGTTTCTCATCTTTAGTGTGTGCTTAGCCTCAAGCTGCTTTATTTTCATAATTGTGTCGTATGTTCAGATCTTCACCACAGTGCTGAaaatcccctctgagcagggtaggcataaagccttctccacctgcctccctcacctcattgtggtctcCTTGTTTATTTGCACGGGGACCTTTGCCTACttgaaacccacctccagctctaCCTCACGTCTGCatctcgtggtggctgttctctattctgtgttgccaccaatgatgaatccgatcatctacggCATGAGGAACAAGGAGCTCAAAGGTGCCTTGAGTAAACTGATAGTTTGGAGGTTATTCTCTAAGAATAAAATGTCCTTATTTCTCCTTCAGTAA
- the LOC144274279 gene encoding olfactory receptor 11A1-like: MADTKERNQTSITGFILLDFGNLHELKILLFLLFLAIYIVTVAGNILIVALVVSDQHLHTPMYFFLGNLSCLETCYTSTILPRMLASLLTGDRSISVRGCLVQFDIFGSLLAAECCLLSVMSYDRYLAICKPLHYAARMNSRFSFQLAAGSWLSGSVVSSITVCWLSQLIFCGPNEIDHFLCDYTPLIKLSCSDTSLMVLVISPVCFIFILLPFLLTLASYMATISTVLRISSSAGRQKAFSTCSSHLIVVTIFYGTLFVVYMLPDTAALRDLNKVSSVFYTILTPVVNPLIYSLRNKEVKEALRKALSKTMAFITNHKLFSQHLL, from the coding sequence ATGGCAGACACAAAGGAGAGAAATCAAACGTCCATCACAGGATTTATCCTCCTGGACTTTGGGAATCTCCATGAACtgaaaattcttctcttcctgcttttTCTGGCGATCTACATTGTGACAgtggctgggaacatcctcattgTTGCACTAGTTGTgtctgatcagcaccttcacacccccatgtacttcttcctggggaacttgtcctgcttggagacctgctacacctccaccatcctgcccaggatgctggccagtctcctgactggggacagatccATTTCTGTTCGTGGCTGCCTGGTACAATTTGATATCTTTGGTTCTCTGTTAGCTGCAGAATGTTGTCTCTTATCAGTGATGTCTTACGATCGGTATTTAGCCATATGCAAACCACTGCATTATGCAGCCCGCATGAATAGTAGATTTTCCTTCCAGCTAGCAGCTGGGTCTTGGCTAAGTGGGTCTGTAGTCAGCAGCATCACAGTATGTTGGCTATCACAATTGATTTTCTGTGGCcccaatgaaattgaccatttcctTTGTGATTACACCCCATTGATAAAACTgtcctgcagtgacaccagctTGATGGTTCTTGTGATTTCCCCTGTCTGCTTCATATTCATTCTTCTCCCATTTCTATTAACCCTGGCATCTTACATGGCTACCATCAGCACTGTCCTGAGAATCTCTTCCAGCGCTGGGAGGCAAAAGgctttttccacctgctcctctcacctcatcgtggtgacaattttctatgggacCCTGTTTGTTGTTTACATGCTCCCAGACACTGCTGCACTGCGAGACCTGAACAAAGTGTCCTCCGTCTTCTACACCATCCTGACTCCCGTGGTcaatcccctcatctacagcctgagaaacaaggaggTCAAGGAGGCCCTGAGAAAAGCTCTAAGTAAGACTATGGCTTTTATAACCAATCACAAACTTTTTTCTCAACATTTATTGTAA